The Candidatus Bathyarchaeota archaeon DNA window AACTTCTGAAGAATTACGCTCTTCTATCTTCACAAGCTGCCCTAGCATAGTTTCTGGACTGAACTTGTAAGTTTCTGCAGCAACAAAGAATAGAACTCTTGATTCATGTGCAGCCAAAGCCACCATCGAAGTTCCGATCTTGTTTACAACAGCACCATTAGCGGCTACTGCATCAGCTCCAACAATCGCCTTGTCCATTTTTGCCATAAAAAAGTGAGCCGCTCCGTCAACAATTAACGAGGTAGGTATTCCAATGTCACTCAACGCTTTAGCAGTTATCCTTCCTTGAAAGCGAGGTCTCGTTTCACATACAAAAACTTTGAAGTGCTTGCCTTGACTAAAGGCTGTTTTAAGCACCGCCGTGACTACAGCGCTGTTGCAGTGGGTTACGATTAAATCGCCGTCCTCTACTCGCCTAGCACCGATTTCACCAATGCGTTTCACGGCTTTCATTGAATTTTGAATGAAATCTGTCGCGGTCTTCAGAACAATTTGTCGCAAGTCTTCCAATTCTACCTCTTTTTTTTGAGCTTCCCTAACTCTAAACATAATGTAGCGTATGCTATTCGGTAATGATACTGCTGTTGGCCGCGTGTTTAGAAGGAGTTTTGCTGAGACCTCAAGTTCCTTAACCAAAGTTGAAGACTTCTTAGCTGTAGACTGTTGAGCTGTTATAAGTAGCGCTTCAGCAGCGGACCTTGCAATTTTTCCTGCGCCACGTATTTTCATTCTTTTCATGTCGCGAGCGATTTCATTGACTTTCTCATTAGCTTTTAGCATTTCTTCTCAAACTATGTTAACAACGTCTGGAAAAAAGCTTTGCTGCGTTGCCATTCACGTTCCTTGAGCGATTAACGAGGTTCGCTGAATTGTGTGCACCACTCTCTTAAAAACTCAAAAACCAGCTATGCACATTAGTTTTATGCGTAAGATTTATAATGAGTTAGCAATGATAACTAAAGTTTTGTGGGTTTAAAATGGAAACGGACGAGATAGCAAGATATGCGTACATCGCCTTCCTTGTCATAGCAATCGTAGCGGGTCTAGCAGTCGGCTTCATGGCCTTTGGCGTACATGCAGACGGTGGCTTTGATGAAACTGGAGTCGCGGATACCAACGGCTATGTCATCCTAATCATGCTAATCCTAGGAATCATCATCGGTCTGACAAGCATTACTATGAAAGAGGTCACTCCATTCCTTATAGCAACAATTGCCCTGATGGTTGCTGCTACTGGAGGAGTCTGGTCTCCGCTGCTAAAAATCGAAGTATTGCAAGTGTTCTATTACATTGCCACAGCGGTCACAACCTATATCGCAGCTTTCGCAGCTCCAGCCGCAGTCATAATTGCAATTAAAGCTGTCTTAGCTATGACAAAAGACTGAATGCGCGCAAAACCCCCCCAATTTTTCTTTTTTTTTATTTCAGTTTTTCATACGCACTGATTTTGAACCAACGATCTTTACTTAGAAATATATGCGCACATATCCATTTAAAAGACGGAGAAGTAGAACAGAGGCCCTTCCTGTTTAGACTATTAGGTTATTCGCTTTTCTTTCTAGTTGAGTTTGATGGAGTAGCATGAACTCTGAAAGACGCCGATTTGTTCTTGCAGCATGATGTGGATACTTGGGGGGCTCAGAAAAAAGGACTGTTGAGAAAACTCGTGAACGTGTCGAAGCTACAATAAACTTGCGGAAAATATACTTCTAAAAACGTTGATTATAGATACTGCACTTCTTTCTGTTGTTGTCGTCCTTGTAGTTTTACTGATAAAGAGAAAAGGAAAACAATGGTCATATACCACTTATGAAGCAACAATAGAACAACTACCGCCCTCTTTCGAGTCTAGAAAACATTAAAAAGGTCAAAGTAATTTCTAAGATTGTGATTTCTTGTGGGAAACATATTGAATGAGTTGAAGGTTAACCCGCTGAGTTATGTTGAAAATCTCGAGTCACCTGTCGGCATTTACCTTAGAAGAGTCATATTTGAGAAGGAAACTAGAACTGACATTGTCCTAAAGAGACAACTGTATGAGAAAATTGTTACTGAGCAGTCAGCAGATGGAAGTTGGGACCAAATATTTGTTCACACAGCCAACAATCTTTGGAATCTTGCTCTCCTAGGCTACGGTGCAAAAGATATAAGCGTCAAAAAAGGGCTGGAGTGGCTTTTTTCAATTCAGAAACATCAATATAAAGGCTATCAAGGTTTTTTCCTCTCAAGCAACAGAAAAGATGCACGTGTGATGCGTTCAACATTTTATGGAGAATTTGGGCCAGGCTGTACGATTTTTTATCAAACGACCTATGCGGTTCACTTGTTTCATATATTTGGTTTTGACAATAATAAGCAAGTCCAAACCACCGTGAAATCATATCTTCAGTTCTGGAGACCTAACTGGTGTGGTTCGTGGTGCACAATTAACGTGTTGCGCATGTTAATCGAGCATCCGTTAAGCATTGACTCCCAACAAGTTGAGAGTGGCGTGAAATATCTAGCGAAGCGACAGACAAAAATGGGGGCTTGGAAAGGTTTTCCTTTCTATCACACATTTCATGCTTTATCCAGAATGCATCATGTCTTAGCAAAGAAGCAGCTTAAGAAGGCGTTTCCGTTAGTTGTTAGGAGACAGAATCAAGATGGAAGTTGGGGTAGAAAAGAGCGGGAGACTGAAACTTTTTTGGTTCTAGACGCTCTGAGGAACTCTGGTTTCATCTGACAGAAACATTGCTATAATTGTAGCCACAAAAATTCTGCCCTCCTCAATAATATTACAGAAAATCAGACGATGCTTTCTTTTTCAAGTCCACGCAGGCGCTTCTGATGTTCCACCTGCATCCTATTCCAATTGCACACTAGCGTTGCTTCTCCAAAGTTGAGATAATACCTTTTTTGGTAATATACACCGCCAACTGCCCCATCGACGTACCATTCGCCGCCCAAGCTGATTCTACCACTCTCAACACCGCGAGAAACCTTCAACACAAGAGCGTCACTTCTCTGTCGCCTTGTTGCAGGGTGATAGTAATCCACAATCTTCTCACCAACTTGAATACCATTCTTAAAGACAGGGACGACTTCGAAGCTGCCGGGTTTGGGTACGTTGATTCTATAAGAAGTTTCGTGGCGACACTCAAAACAATGGAGACGGATAATCTCGTATTTCTTGTCGTGGCGCAGCTCAAAATTATATTCATGACACTTTGGACAGCCAGTTGCGGCGACGGTTTGAAGAGCAGTGTTATTTGCACTAGCCCACTTTAAGTATTGAGCTTCAGGTGAAAATCCGTTTTCCAGATCCTTAAAGGCAAACCACCTGTGTTTTCGTGGTCGTCCACGTTGTGTCATAGTTCTCAAGATATAACTGGGGGTTCTTGCTTTTTTTGCTTTCCCTAAAATGCACAACAATCACTGTAGGAGAAAAATACAGGATACAGTCACTACTAAGCGTGCTTGAGATAATGCTTGGTGGGCGCTGCGCTCGAAATCAAGGCACAACATGATTATGCGCGCGTGTGGGAACAATTATAGTTCATAGCACTAATATCGCAAACCTTATTTTAATAGTAATATAGTTTCTCGTGAAAACTTCACGCAGAGAGGTTAGCAAGAAAGATGAGAGAACCACTTTGGACCGCTTCCAACGCACGCATGAAAGAGGCTAACATAACACGGTTTATCAGTTTTGTCAATAAAAAACACAGCCTCAAAATCGATTCCTATGATCAATTGTATAGATGGTCGATAGAAAACGTATTTGATTTCTGGGCAGCCATGTGGAATTTTGGGGAGATGAAAGCTTCTCGAAGATATGAGCGGGTAGTGGATGACTTGAACAAGTTCCCTGGCGCAAGGTGGTTTGTCGGCGCGGAATTAAATTTTGCCGAGAACCTTCTAAGATATAGAGATGATCATATAGCTTTCGTATTCAAAGGGGAAACCAAGAAATCAACCAGAATGACCTATGCAGAACTATACGATTCTGTAGCACGTTTGGCAAAATCACTACGCGAAATAGGTGTTGCCATTGGGGACCGCGTAGCTGCGTATATGTCTAACCTCATGGAAACCGCCATCGCGATGCTTGCGGTTACAAGTATAGGTGCTATCTGGTCTTCTTGTGGTACTGAACTGGGTCCAAAAGCAGTCCTTGACCGTTTTGGCCAAATCGAGCCCAAAGTTTTGTTCACTACTGATGGATACTACTACAAGGGGAAGAAGTTCAGCGTTTTGTTGAATGCTGCGGAAGTCACAAAAGGAATATCCTCACTAGAGAAAACCATTGTAATTCCTTATACTGAAGAAAAACCTGATATTAGTTCTATTTCCAACTCTGTGCTTTTCAATGAATTTATATCTCAAGGTGACCAACGAGAGATTCAATTTGAACAGCTGCCTTTTGATCACCCTGCATATATTATGTTTTCCTCGGGCACAACAGGTAAGCCAAAGTGTATGGTTCAAGGAGCCGGCGGCGTTCTTATCAATCATCTAAAAGAACTAATACTTCATACGGATCTAAGACACAATGATAGGATATTCTACATAACAACCCCCAGTTGGATGATGTGGAATTGGTTACTAAGCTCTTTGGCTGTAGGAGCCACCATAGTGTTGTACGATGGCAATCCCATCTACCCAGATTGGCGCACTATGTGGCGATTAGTTCAAGATGAAAGAATAACCATATTTGGTTGCAGTGCGAGTTATATCAATTACCTCAAAAACATGGACGTTAGACCAGCTGAGACTTTTGATTTGTCATCATTACGAGAGATGTCTCAAACTGGTTCACCCCTTTCAGCTGAGGGATTTGAATATGTTTACCATGAGATCAAAGAAGACTTGCACTTTAATTCTATTGCGGGAGGCACAGATATTAATGGTTGTTTTGCTGCTGGGACTCCAATCCAGCCTGTATATGCTGGTGAACTACAGGGTCCAGCTTTAGGAATGAACGTGAAAGCATATGATGAAAATGGTAATCACGTAGTTGATCAACAGGCAGAACTTGTTTGTGAAGCTCCCGCTCCATCAATGCCACTTTTTTTCTGGAACGACGTCAATTACGACAAGTATAGAGATGCCTACTTCAATGTTTATCCAAATGTTTGGCGACATGGTGATTGGATTCTAATCCATAGCGATACCGGTGGAATAACTTTCTTAGGTCGCTCTGATTTCACCTTAAAACCATCTGGAGTGCGCATAGGGCCATCTGAAATATATAATGTTGTGGAAAGATTAGGGGAAATCGCTGACAGCCTAGTTGTAGGACAAGATTGGAAAGGAGATCAACGCATTATCCTCTTTGTTAAACTCGCGTTGAGAACCTCTCAATTGACAGAGGATCTGAAAAATGAGGTAAGAAAAGCCTTGCGCGAAAAGGCTTCTCCTAGACATGTTCCAGCCTTAATTGTTAGAGCACCCGATATTCCGTACACTTTCAACATGAAGAAAGTTGAGAGTGCAGTCTCAAATATAGCAAATGGTAGGCCAGTCACCAATAGAGACGCGTTAGTTAATCCGGAATCGCTAGATTTCTATGAAAAATTCTTTTTGAGCTTCAAAAAGAATAGTGCAACATTAGATGGTTAAAAAGAACTGAACTATAAAACACAATTAGGATTCACTAATTGTGACCAAGATTTCCCCTAGGGTTACAGCTGCGCCTTCAGAAACCTTAACCTCTTTAACAATCCCGCTCACTTGCGAAACAATTTCATTTTCCATTTTCATCGACTCCAAAACAAGCAAAACGTCTCCCACATGCACTCGGTCTCCTGTCTTAACTCTGAGTAGAACAACCTTTCCAGGCATGCAGGCGGATACAACACTCTTATCCAAGGTCTGAGTTTTAATAACCTTCTTTTCAACTGCAGGCAAATTGAGTCTAAATGCTTGCGAAATAACTTGGCTCTTGTTTTTCATCTGCGCTGAGTAAGAGACGCCATCAACCTTAACAGTAATAGACGTACCTACGCCATCACTATTTAATTCCACTCTGTACGGCTTTCCACCAACATTTATGAAAAAAGGTTTACCGTAACAGATGTCCTCTGAAAGTTCCACTATGATTGACTTGCCGTCAACCTCCACTTCAAAGGTGGGTTCCTTTCCTAAATCTGGCAATTTGACCTTGCGTGGTTTTTTGTCGATAAGAAGATTGTATTCGGTCAATTTAGACGCTCTACCTAAAGGCTTCAAGTTCACAATATCTTTTTCCAAAAACCCTCCATTGCGACTTCGTAGCGATTTTTCTGTTAGGAATAACAGCGCGCACAGATTTGCTTTTATGCATTGAGAAGTTTAGGGCCACAACTAAAGCCGCAACATCTTCACTTTCTACCTCTCTTTCTAATATGAAACTTCCTATTCTGTCTTTCATGAAACCAGTGTGGATTTGACCTTCAATAAAATGTTTATCATCCATGATTTTTCTATGCAGTGGGATAGTAGTTTCAATACCTTCGATTTGATATTCTGCGAGAGCGTTTCTCATGCGTTGTATGGCTTCTTTGCGACTTTTGTCCCAAACAGCCAGTTTGGCTACTAATGAATCGTAGAACACGGGTATGGTGTAGCCTGCGTACAGGGCGCTATCCACTCTGACTCCAGGGCCTCCAGGTGCACGATATCTTGTTATAGTGCCAGGGCAGGGCAAGAAATCTTTATTCGGGTCTTCTGCGTTGATTCTGCAGTTTATGGCATGTCCACTGATTGTAATATCTTCTTGTTTGTATTGCAGCGGTTCTCCAGCGGCTATTCGAATCTGTTCCTTAACTATGTCAATCCCTGAAACCATCTCAGTTATAAGGTGTTCAACTTGCAAGCGCGTGTTCATTTCCAAAAAGTAAAATTTGTCTTCTTCATCAACTAGAAACTCAACGGTTCCAGCGTTGGTGTAGTTTACAGCTTTCGCTGCCCGTGTAGCTGCTTCTCCCATGGTTTTTCGCAGTTTATCGGTCATCACGGGAGACGGTGTTTCCTCTATGAGTTTTTGATACTTCCGCTGGATAGAGCATTCTCGTTCGCCGATATGGACAATATTGCCCTTTTTGTCGGTGAGTATCTGAAATTCGATGTGACTTGGATTCGCCAACCACTTTTCAATGTAGACATGGGAGCTTCCAAAGGAAGCCTCTGCCTCTACTCGTGCTAATTCAAAGGCTTTGTCAATGTCATGCTTGTGC harbors:
- a CDS encoding acetoacetate--CoA ligase, encoding MREPLWTASNARMKEANITRFISFVNKKHSLKIDSYDQLYRWSIENVFDFWAAMWNFGEMKASRRYERVVDDLNKFPGARWFVGAELNFAENLLRYRDDHIAFVFKGETKKSTRMTYAELYDSVARLAKSLREIGVAIGDRVAAYMSNLMETAIAMLAVTSIGAIWSSCGTELGPKAVLDRFGQIEPKVLFTTDGYYYKGKKFSVLLNAAEVTKGISSLEKTIVIPYTEEKPDISSISNSVLFNEFISQGDQREIQFEQLPFDHPAYIMFSSGTTGKPKCMVQGAGGVLINHLKELILHTDLRHNDRIFYITTPSWMMWNWLLSSLAVGATIVLYDGNPIYPDWRTMWRLVQDERITIFGCSASYINYLKNMDVRPAETFDLSSLREMSQTGSPLSAEGFEYVYHEIKEDLHFNSIAGGTDINGCFAAGTPIQPVYAGELQGPALGMNVKAYDENGNHVVDQQAELVCEAPAPSMPLFFWNDVNYDKYRDAYFNVYPNVWRHGDWILIHSDTGGITFLGRSDFTLKPSGVRIGPSEIYNVVERLGEIADSLVVGQDWKGDQRIILFVKLALRTSQLTEDLKNEVRKALREKASPRHVPALIVRAPDIPYTFNMKKVESAVSNIANGRPVTNRDALVNPESLDFYEKFFLSFKKNSATLDG
- the accC gene encoding acetyl-CoA carboxylase biotin carboxylase subunit, which encodes MFKKILIANRSEIALRIIRAGKELNIRTVGIYSEADKESLHVKLADEPHFIGPAQPAQSYLNIEKIIQAAKKSASEAIHPGYGFLAQIPKFAEACERNNMEFIGPTSRVLEKMGNKVVARKTMEKAGLPVIPGVMDTIKNVSDAKEAAEKLGYPIIIKAVYGGGGRGMRVVKHKHDIDKAFELARVEAEASFGSSHVYIEKWLANPSHIEFQILTDKKGNIVHIGERECSIQRKYQKLIEETPSPVMTDKLRKTMGEAATRAAKAVNYTNAGTVEFLVDEEDKFYFLEMNTRLQVEHLITEMVSGIDIVKEQIRIAAGEPLQYKQEDITISGHAINCRINAEDPNKDFLPCPGTITRYRAPGGPGVRVDSALYAGYTIPVFYDSLVAKLAVWDKSRKEAIQRMRNALAEYQIEGIETTIPLHRKIMDDKHFIEGQIHTGFMKDRIGSFILEREVESEDVAALVVALNFSMHKSKSVRAVIPNRKIATKSQWRVFGKRYCELEAFR
- a CDS encoding biotin/lipoyl-binding protein — translated: MEKDIVNLKPLGRASKLTEYNLLIDKKPRKVKLPDLGKEPTFEVEVDGKSIIVELSEDICYGKPFFINVGGKPYRVELNSDGVGTSITVKVDGVSYSAQMKNKSQVISQAFRLNLPAVEKKVIKTQTLDKSVVSACMPGKVVLLRVKTGDRVHVGDVLLVLESMKMENEIVSQVSGIVKEVKVSEGAAVTLGEILVTISES
- a CDS encoding ribose 1,5-bisphosphate isomerase; translation: MLKANEKVNEIARDMKRMKIRGAGKIARSAAEALLITAQQSTAKKSSTLVKELEVSAKLLLNTRPTAVSLPNSIRYIMFRVREAQKKEVELEDLRQIVLKTATDFIQNSMKAVKRIGEIGARRVEDGDLIVTHCNSAVVTAVLKTAFSQGKHFKVFVCETRPRFQGRITAKALSDIGIPTSLIVDGAAHFFMAKMDKAIVGADAVAANGAVVNKIGTSMVALAAHESRVLFFVAAETYKFSPETMLGQLVKIEERNSSEV